GATCTCAGCTAAGCACACTCTGCAGctttttgaccctttttgcatggcTTGTCGTCATTTCCCCTATAGCAGTTGTGCTAGTGTGGGGAAGCATCCTTATTGCTCTTATGGAAAGGAACATAACTGGTTTAGCTGTTATAATGGTTGGCGTTGCTTTGCTTCTATCATTCTACTCTATAATGCTCTGGTGGAGAACACAATGGCAAAGCTCAAGTATGTTTTCTATCCTTTGTGTTGATTTTATAAATTGGCATTTCTTCTTCCAGATTTTTTGCCCATGTAGTTCTCATTTTTTTTCCAAACGTCATCATGCTTGAGTATGGTTGCTCCTGAAATGCATTGGATTTTTGGTGGGCGTTATATTATCTCTCTAGAACATGAATAAACCCTCTGTCTTCTGGCTATAAATAAACACTCAATTCTTTTTAGACACCGATAATAATTCAATGTTACTGGACCCCCATATATTTGCCATGACATGGCGTTTTGTACTTCTGTATCCAATTTGCACGGTGTTTGGTCCCGGCATCTAGCATTCCGCCCACAATAGTTGGCCATACAACCGCGATTATTCCATATCAAAATTTCCTGCGGAAGGAGCTGACTAGTCACATTAGAAAATAGAGATACTATGGGAATTatttcaaaacatgttcaacaTAAAAGTTTTTAGATCATCACAACCAAAGTGTGGCTAAATCACTTCTGTAGCTAACCACATTTTGCCTATGCTAAGTTAGCCGTGAACCAAACGGACGGCTTACATAAAGAGAAGTTCTAAATCCCTGTGGACCTTTGAGGTTCAAAATGTTATCAGCCGTTTCATCTAAAAAAGTTATCAGCAGTACTTGTTCCAGAATTTCTTCACTTTGTTTTCTTTTCGCTTGATCTATTAAAGATATTAACAAATGAAAATCCCTGTGGGCTGTGGAGGTTCAAAATGTTATCAGCTGTTTCATCTAAAAGTTGTTCCATCATTTCTTCACTTTGTTTTGTATTAGTTGTTTCTACTACTCGATCAATCAACTATCTGTTTGTCCTTTAGTGAGCTTTTTGATTGATCTATTAACGATATTAACATATGGATTGTTTGTTGCAGAGGCTGTTGCTTATCTTCTCCTCTTGGCAGTAGGTCTGCTGTGTGCCTATGAATTTTGTGCTGTTTATGTCACAGCCGGTGCTAGTGCTACTGAGATCAATTCTCCATCTGGATTCTTCTTTGGATTATCTGCAATATCATTGGCCATCAATATGCTCTTTATATGTAAAATACTGTTTAATGGTAAAGCCACTTCTCTCAGCTTAGTTGAGCCTTATCTTAATATAAAAAATTATGAAACTTTTGAAATTCAATACATATTATCTGCAGGAAGTGGATTCGATGTTGATGAATACGTCCGGAGGTCGTACAAGTTTGCATATTCTGATTGTGTTGAAGTGGCCCCTGTCTCATGCTCCCCTGATCCCCCGGATCCTAGTGAGTTATACATGACAAAATCCAGCAGGTGAGTCCAGCATTTTATTCTCAAAATATCTTTTACTAACTTAACTAAACTGCGGTATACCAGCTTCAGTAAGTTTTATGATGTTCACTTGGCTAATCTATTTTTCTTTCAAATTTAATAAGATGATGAGTTAAAAATGCAGGGTGTTGCATCTAGGGCTTCTCTACCTTTGCTCCCTGGTTGTGCTTGTTGTCTATTCCATCTTGTATGGTGTGACATCAAAAGAAGCACGTTGGTTGGGCGCTTTAACTTCAGTTGCTGTAGTGATTCTTGGTAATGCTTTCTCTGTGGACTATCGATTGTTTGTGCTCTGTATCTGTTTCTTTGACATCCTGGTTTTCTGTTGTACAGACTGGAATTTGGGTTTGTGTTCATTCAGGTTTGAGCTTCTTAAAAGTCGGACGCTAGCGTTATTTGTGGCTGGAACATCGCGCGTTTTTCTCATATGTTTTGGGGTTCATTACTGGTTTGTATTCATCTTTGTGCTTCTTTAGTTGATCATATTCAAGTCCTAGTACTTCTTCCTACTTACTGACTAAGGTATTAAATTATAGGTACCTTGGACATTGCATTAGCTATGCTTTTGTGGCATCTGTTCTTTTAGCTGCTGCTGTCTCTGGCTGGCTTTCTATTTCCAACCCCTCAGTTGCAAGGATTGATGCACTAAGAAGTACAGTGATAAAGCTGCGAGAAGGATTTCGAAGAAAAGGACAAAATAGTTCTTCAAATTCATCAGAAGGTTGCGGATCTAGTGTGAAGCGTAGTAGTGGTAGTGTTGAAGCATGTCAACATGGTAACACTACTGATTCTATTTACAGAAGTAATTCACAGAGTGATGGGGTCCATTGGAATAGTGTTCCTTTTGATCGATCCAACAGTTGTCAAGAAGGCAGAAGCTCTGACAAGAACATAGATAGTGGACGTGCAAGTTTAGCACATCGCAGTAATTCGTGCCTTTCTGCTGTCCAAGACTCTGAAACTGCGATCATTTCTGCAGATAGACATGGGGATACCACTGCTTCACTTGTTGTTTGTTCTAGCAGCGGGTTGGAAAGTCAAGGCTGCGGGTCTAGTGGATCAGCCACTGCCTCGGGTAATCAGCAACTGTTGGATTCGAACTTAGCTGCAATTTTTCAAGACAGGCTGAATGACCCAAAGATCACATCTATGCTAAAAAGGAATGGGGGACTTGGAGACGTGGAACTGGCTAATCTTCTACATGATAAAGGCCTGGATCCTAATTTTTCTTACATGTTGAAAGATAAGGTTATGGATCCACGGATTTTAGCTTTGCTACAGAGAAGCAGCCTAGATGCAGACCGAGAACATCAAGATGATGCAGATGCTACTGCTACTGAGGAATTGGATACGACTATTGCAAACCAGATCTCTTTGTCAGAAGAACTCAGGAGAAACGGGCTAGAAAATTGGTTGAACATTTCAAGACTGATTTTTCATCAAGTGGCCGGTACTCCAATACGGTCCTTTGTTGTATTTACCCTAATATTTATTGTAGAGACGGTTACTGTTGCTGTCCATCGGCCAGAGCCCATCAAGGTGATAAATGCAATACATGAACAGGTAATATTTGTCGCAGAAGCACTATAGCAGCTTTGAAAGATTGATTTAGCATTGGCAAAACATGTGATAGTTTTTCCCCCTTCATTTGGCAGTTTGAGTTTGGTTTCTCCATACTGCTTTTATCACCAGTCGTCTGTTCCATCATGGCATTCACATGGTCCCTGCGTGCGGAAGAGATGACGATGACATCCAAACCACAGAAGGTGATTAGTGATATACAACAAGAGAACTTTTCATTCTTTAGTACCAATTATCATGCCATGTCAGATTATAACCGTCATACTAATACGAGGTTCTTATCACCATATCAGAACAAGTACTTTGTACTATTTCTGTTCTAAAACTTACCATGAGCCAGATGCTATGTAATGCAAAAGGAATATGATGCTAGAGGCAGATTGAAATGTTGTGCAAGAATTTTAGCAATACATGTGCGTGCCTCCGGATAACTCTGGATATCTTTACTAGACATGCTTTAGTGCATCAAACTCTCTTATGTAAAGGCCATCTGTGCTTATCTTTCGAAAACAAATAAATATGTGCTCACATTGCACTGAGTATGCTGGGTCTGTCCTTTTATTGCACTGAGTATGCTGTTATGCTGCTTAATTTTACTTGAAATGCAACTTCATTCTCAGCTATATGACTTGCCATTGTTTTCCACATCTTCAGTATGGCTTCATCGCGTGGCTGCTGAGTACATGTGTTGGCTTACTTCTCTCTTTCTTGAGGTACACTCACTGCTTAATATCTGAAATATCCGTAACTATTATAATTTTAACCATATGCAATATTGCTAACTAATTTCTGTGCCTGTTTATTTTCACTTAAGACTAAATATTTTCACAAGGGTATAAAATGATAATATGCACATCATGCTAGTCATAACCATTTGTTCCGCATATGGTCTTAAGGGCACTTTATTATTTATATACGTTTCATACATAATTTTTCTTCAATGGCTTCTGTACAAGAGAATCATTTGTGTATGTGATTTCTCTTAAAAAAACTTACGGCTCTTTATATTTGCGGACGGGATTAGTGTATACTAGAAATCCTGAGTGTGCCATCCTCAGTTGGCAAGTGACGTGACCTATATCTATTAGTTGTGTTACATGCATGTTTCACTTTAGGTGGCATGAGATGATGATACATGCTCAAAAATAGATCTCCACTTTGTTTCTATGGATATCAATTTACAGCCGGTTCTACTATGAGGTGCTTTATCCTGTAGGATGTTAGAGAAATACAGATCCAAATTTTCGTACTCCAGTTATCAAGTGAGCTaagatataatgcaataaaacatgattcaAGCAAGTACAATAATTATACGGGATTAAGCATTAGGCTAGCACACAGACACCCTTAACAAAGTCTAATGGTGGTGTCACTGCTGAAGGTTTTCTATTGTTTGTCAGTTTGCCTTAGGATGAGCTTCATTATGTGATTGATTAACTAAATTTATTTTGGGTGCATGTGCAAGACTAAAGCTTTAGGTTGACTGCTATTTTTTAGCTGGGTAATGATGATGGCTTGACACATCCACTGTCTATAGTCAAAACCTGTTTTACATATAGACTCTGTGGCAACTAGATATCTTCAATGAGTGCAATTCCTATTTTCATTGGTGAAACGTATCCTTTTTTGGGTCTGAATGTTACCTATGCTATTCTGCAGCAAGTCATCAGTTATATTGGGTTTGTCTCTCACGGTCCCACTTATGGTGGCTTGCCTCTCATTTGCTATTCCTATATGGATGCGTAATGGCTATCGTTTCTGGATTCCGGGAGGGGAACTTGATAATCGTGAAAATATCCGTCAATCTCCAGGGAAGAAAGAGGTTGGTTTCTTGTATCTTCTTAAAATTTAGCAATGGGTATTATTTATATATGTACTAACCAATATGCAACGTTCATCTATCTAAGCTCTTTGCATACCCTGTACTTATAATGTATGACACACTCTGACCCAGCTTCCTGTTATGTCCTGAGCTGTAGTTTTATTGCATGCACCATGTTCTGCAGTATATATATCCAAACATGGACAGTTTTCTGTCCCTATTTTACAGTATTACCCCCTCCGTCCCATATTAGTTTCGctgaaacggatgtatctagcactgaaatatgtcttagatacatccatttcagcaaCAACTAATATGGGACGGAGGGGGTATTATTATTCTAGATACCTTCAGTCCACCAATGGTATTTGAAATTATGTTCATGTTGCTCATTATTAGTCTTCTGTTGTCAGGGGACTCTCTTCGCAATCAGCATAGTTGTTTTCATTGCATCAGTTATTGGCCTTGGTGCAATAGTTTCAGCGAAGCCTTTAGATGCTTTAGGCTACAGAGGATGGGATGCTGATAAAAAGAGTTTTTACTCTCCCTATGCAACATCTATGTATCTTGGATGGGCATTATCTTCCACAATTGCGGTGCTTGTTACTGGGGTGATACCTATTGTTGCTTGGTTTGCCACATACCGATTTTCGCCTTCATCGGCCATATGTGTTGGCCTTTTCGCAAGTATGTTGTACTTGATCTTTTCTCAATTTGATATTGAAGCTGACACTTTCAGATATAACTGATTCCCGAGTTGTTACTTTTTGTAGCTGTTCTTGTATCCTTCTGCGGTGCATCCTATTGGGGAGTTGTAAATTCACGTGAGGACGGGATTCCTCTAAAGGCTGATTTCCTGGCAGCACTACTCCCCTTACTTTGCATTCCTGCAATGTTTGCTCTGTTCACTGGGCTGTATAAATGGTATAAAGTCCACCTGTAGCATTTGCATTTCTACTCATATTTTTGCTGTGCTGAGATGAAACGCAAAAAATTGCAGGAAGGATGATGATTGGAAGATCTCTCGAGGAGTTTACCTTTTCGTTGGCATGGGAATGCTGCTATTGCTTGGTGCAATATCAGCAATCATCGTCACAATTAGACCTTGGACTGTAAGTTAACCTaaatcatggagaaatcttcataTACATGTTTAATTTATCTGTGTATAAGTTATAACGGAGTATAATTGACATGCCATCTTTATACAGGTCGGAGTCGCATGCCTCCTAGTTATCCTGTTCCTCGTATTTGCTATTGGGGTCATTCACTACTGGAAATCTAATAACTTCTATTTAACAAGAACACAGATGCTACTTGTCTGTTCCCTTGCTTTTCTCCTCGTGCTGGCTGCCTTCCTTATGGGTCTGTTTCAGGGTGAGTACAGGTTCTCCCTTCGCTGTCTTCCATTCTGCTTTCACTAGTTTTAGCGGCTTGGTGCACTGTACTACTGTCATTATTTCATATTAAATGTGAATATCTTTTACAGGCAAACCTTTTCTTGGAGCATCTATTGGTTATTTCTTATTTCTGTTTCTTCTCACTGGAAGGGCTCTGACTGTAAGTTTGATTTATGTTACTTGCATAACTATTAGCCATCAGATGCTAGTTTTGATGTTTGCTGATCATCCCATAACACTGAATGAATATAACATTCTCAGGTCCTTCTATCTCCACCAATTGTTGTTTATTCACCACGGGTATTACCCGTATATGTTTATGATGCTCATGCAGACTCTGCCAAAAATGTTAGGTATGGTAAACAACCTTCATACCATAACCTTCTGAGATGAACCTAATCTTTCTTATGTTCTGTATTGATCATagtttatttttgtttctgttctGTCCTATCCTATATGTGCTGTTGTCATCTGATAAAATACCCTAACACCACTCTCTTTACAGTTACGCCTTTCTTATCTTGTATGGGATTGCATTGGCAACTGAAGTTTGGGGTGTTATCGCTAGTCAAATAATGAATCCACCGTTTGTTGGGGCTGCTATTTGTGCTAGCACTCTTGTAATTGCCTTCAGTTTCGCTGTTTCTCGTCCATGCCTAACTCTTAAGGTTGGTACTTTTGTACAGTATAAGCAAACACCGAACATTCTTTGTTTTTGCCCTTTTTTCATCTGTAATTCCAAGTAATAATCCCTATGAAACTTGAATCAGATGATGGAGGATGCCATTCATTTTCTCAGCAAGGACACAGTTATTCAAGCAATGTCACGGTCTGCTAACAAAGTAAGTCGATTTATATCATACTATGAAGATGCTTCTTAACAAACTACTGATTTGAAAACTGGTCAATATAGCATTTTTTTCTGCATACCACTGTTAATCCTGTCTGAACCATCTTTTCAACTTTCTTTTCATTAACAACATTTGTTGAGAACTATCACCAAATTTGTGCTTAGCTAGTGCACATTCTACCTCGTTGCATACCTTTCCTATCCGTGAACTTTCAGAAGTACATAAATGTTACCGAGATGGCATCCTTTTGTAATTACGTGCCAATAGTTCTTCCGCCGTAGGCATGATTATCTATCAGCTGTCAGTCTAGATGAGAATCTTGTTAGCGAGTCCACCAATTTCCAGGATATGCACATGACAATGAGAGCACCATATAACAATATAATATTGTTGTTACTGTATGGTTGACCATATGTTCTTTGTACAACTCAGACAAGAAATGCTATATCCGGGACTTACTCAGCACCTCAGAGGTCTGCAAGTTCTGCTGCTCTTTTGGTGGGAGATCCTGCTGTTACTTTGGATAGGGCTGGGAACTTTGTGCTTCCTAGGGCTGATGTTATGAAACTGAGGGATCGTTTGAGAAATGAAGAAGTCACTACAGGATCTTTCTTTTGTGGAGTAAAAAATTGTTTCATGGTTTGCCCTGGATCTCCAGCAGACGTTGATTATCGGAGGAATATGTGTGCCCATGCACGCATCTTGGCTTTGGAAGAGGCAATTGATACTGAATGGGTTTATATGTGGGACAAATTTGGTGGTTATTTGCTTCTGTTGCTTGGATTGACTGCCAAAGCTGAACAAATACAGGTAAACTCTATACTTTTCGCCATTCTTGTCTCTCCCTAATTCATGAGCATTGTTAATGCTGTATATTTCTGTTTGTTTCAGGATGAAGTTCGTCTTAGGCTATTTTTGGACAGCATAGGTCTTTCTGACTTGAGTGCTAAAGAAATTAAGAAATGGATGCCTGAAGATCGAAGGCAATTTGAACTTATTCAAGAAAGGTAATTAGTGATGTTTTTACATGATACCATAGTTTATATGTAGGGCTCCCTGGAAGTCATGAGCTCATCGTCAAAATTTTGCTTTTATTTATGTCTGCAGCTACATAAGGGAGAAAGAAATGGAAGAGGAGGTCTTGATGCAAAggagagaggaagaagggaagggaagggaaagaAGGAAGGCATTGTTGGAGAAGGAGGAACGCAAATGGAAGGAGCTCGAAATATCATTGCTGTCTAATATACCTAATGCTGGAAGCAGGGATGCTGCGGCTATGGCTGCAGCTGTCAGAGCCGTGGGAGGTGATTCTGCTCTGGAAGACTCTTTTGCCAGGGACAGAGTCTCGTCAATAGCCCTTCACATACGAAAAGCACAATTGGCACGACGAGCAGAGCAGGTGCTATTCCCATTAtacttatatttattttttatggtGCTATATGCAAAAATATGTACTTTTTGGGTGCACGAATTGCGGATAGCCATCCTTTGTGAGTTTATTGAATGTTTCGTGGTTCACCTTGAACTGGTAACCTGACAACACATCCGTTTAATGACTTCATGATCAAAAATAGCGTTTTAAAATAAATTCTATAGCACATGCTACATGCACATTTCCATTAGTTACGAACTGTTGAATAGACTAGCATTCCTTTTCTTGCTGATACTATTTAGAATTTTAGATATCTGACATTGTTATAAACTGGTGAACAGACTAGCATTCCAGGTGCTGTATGTGTACTTGATGATGAACCAAGGAGTACCGGGCGCCATTGTGGAGAAATTGACTTGTGTCTTTGTCAAAGTCAAAGAGTGAGCTTCTCCATTGCAGTAATGGTTCAACCGGTATCCGGTCCAGTCTGTCTTTTCGGAACCGAATTTGAGAAGAAGGTTTGCTGGGAAATCTTGGTGGCAGGGTCAGAACAGGGAATGGAAGCAGGGCAGGTTGGTCTTAGATTGGTAACTAAGGGTGAAAGGATGACTACTGTTGCTAAAGAGTGGAATATTGGTGCATCAAGTATTGCAGATGGCAGGTATGAACTTTTCACCAGTTTTATATTTTGTGTGGAAACAAAAGAAAATCAAAAGCAGCTAGCCTGTTCAACTTTTCCTTGCCACTGCAGTGACCGCAAGCATTTACTGTCTGTTACAGACTTACCGTGTTGTTTTTCTGTGGGGTTCCACTTTTTCTTCGACTAGTATCTGTATAGAAAGAATGTAAATCTTAACATTTGTGGTTCAGACCAGACCTGTTAACTCCTGCTACATTATTAGTGGTTTTCCCCTATAGTGTTGCTTTAGTTGTAATATTTTCAATGAATAATTAGGCGGTAGTTCCACTGAAAAATCTTTTGATGCAGATTTAGTTTCCTCTACTTTCTTTTACTAGTCTCATACTCGCCGATTGATTTTGCAGGTGGCATATCGTCACAGTGACTATAGATGCTGACCTAGGTGAAGCAACTTCTTTCATAGATGGAGTTTATGATGGATATCAGAATGGATTACCGTTGCCTAGAAACAACGGCGTATGGGAACCTGGGGCAGATATTTGGGTTGGTGCGAGGCCACCCACAGACTTGGATGCCTTTGGTAGGTCAGACAGTGAAGGTACAGACTCAAAGATGCAGATAATGGATGCTTTCTTATGGGGAAGGTGTCTGACTGAAGATGAGATTGCTGCGCTATATACAACCATGAGTCCTGCGGAGTATGGCTTTTTTGACCTTGCAGCTGAAGATGCTTGGCATGGAAGCTATTCTGCTAGGGTATATTCTAGCTTCTAATTCCTTATTTGTACCCTTTTGTGATGTCATTATTTTGAAGGTAATATGAAATTACAAATGCCATTGTCTTAAATTTACTGTATTTTCATTCAGGTGGATGACTGGGAGAGTGAAGAAGCAAACTATGAGCTATATGATCAAGAGGATGTCGAATGGGACGGGCAGTATTCAAGTGGTAGGAAACGTCCGGTGCGCGATGCAGTAGCTATTGACATTGATTCCTTTGCTAGAAGACCCAGAAAACCGAGGTTTGAGACACGAGAGGAAGTCAACCAGCGTATGCTGTCTGTTGAAAGGGCTGTCAGGGAAGCTCTTAGTGCAAAAGGGGAGAGGGCATTTACTGATCAAGAGTTCCCTCCAGATGATCGATCTTTATACGTGGATCCAGGGAACCCTCCTCTAAAATTGCAGGTACTGTTCATGCATATATGTGCTCTTGTGCACTAAATATTGTTCAAGTCTTTACAATTGATTTTTGTATGAGTTCAGGTTGTTTCTGAGTGGACGAGGCCTTCTGACATAGCAAAGGAGATATCTATTAATTCTCAGCCATGCTTGTTTTCTGGTTCTGTGAATTCCTCGGACGTATGCCAGGTATATAGTGTTTGGTTTGTGCCGCTCTGGTATTTTTCCCTACAGTAGATTTTTTTTAGCAAGATTAAATCATGTTTTGATAGTACTAACGAATTTCCCTAACTGTTCTTTTCAGGGTCGGTTGGGAGACTGCTGGTTCCTGAGTGCAGTTGCAGTTTTAACTGAGATGTCTCGTATATCTGAAGTTATAATCACTCCAGCATACAATGAAGAAGGGATTTACACTATCCGATTCTGCATTCAGGTATTTGATACTCTGAACCTATCTCTGATACCATGTGAGGAAATATTCAGCTTCTATTTCCATGAGGCCATAGACCGGTATATATACGCGTACATGTGAAGTAAATAGACGGGGATATTACACCACTCAGATTATTGGCGTTTCTCCTGAACCTAGAGATGTTAGCAGAAGTCCCATATTATATTTGATGCCTCTTTGTTATCATATACTCCAACAAACTAACACCCTGACAAGCAGCTGTCCCAATTTACATATAGTACATTATGCACGTATTGCAGTAAAAAAGATACCAAAATTATTCATTAGTGCAGTTTTATCAATTTAGCACATGCCTGCAGTCCTGCACAGTTCTGTTCCCCCATTTAATTGAGTAGATTATGCCTACATGTATTATAGATCAATTCATTAGTGATCACACAATTTCCTGATCAAACTCAACAGTACCCAAGAGAACGAACTAGTGCACACAGAGATTTGTCTAGGGTGCATCATAGTTTCTCTAGGGTTTATGCATTATTTTCCACCAATAATCTAATTCATTTTATGAACTAGAGCATATGCATTATCTTCAGCTAACTTGACTCTTTCTTCATCACGCTTTTCCACTAGGGTGAGTGGGTGGCTGTGGTCGTCGATGATTGGATTCCCTGCGAGTCTCCTGGAAAACCAGCATTTGCTACGAGTAGGAAACAAAATGAGCTATGGGTATCCATTCTTGAGAAAGCTTATGCAAAACTTCATGGCTCTTATGAGGCGCTAGAAGGCGGGCTTGTGCAAGATGCTCTAGTTGACCTCACAGGAGGAGCTGGCGAGGAGATTGATATGCGGAGTCCCCAAGCACAGATCGATCTTGCTAGTGGAAGATTGTGGTCTCAGCTGTTACATTTTAATCAAGAAGGTTTTCTTCTTGGTGCTGGAAGTCCCTCTGGCTCTGATGCTCATATTTCATCAAGCGGCATTGTTCAGGGACATGCTTACTCCATTTTGCAGGTTTGCTCTCATTTGTTTGTTCCAGCTTTTGGCAGTCTCCATTCTACGTTGATACATTTATACTGTATTTTCAGATAAGAGAAGTTGATGGCCACAAGCTTGTCCAAATTAGAAATCCTTGGGCAAATGAAGTTGAATGGAATGGGCCATGGTCAGACTCGTcacaagagtggactgaacgaataAAGCATAAGCTCAAGCATGTTCCACAGGTACTAATCTTTTCCCGGCTATAATTTTGAGTGAGTAGATTGTACTCCATTAGCTTTCATCAGAAAGGATTAACATTGATTTTTTTGTATTACCAGAACAAACAATATATTTTTATTATGAAAAAACTGTTCCACACAGTTTTTACCATCTCAATGTGTAAGCAATCAAGTAAACAGAGTGCAGCTTATTTTTAAATACTGTGAAAATAAAAAGCATCTTATTATCAATACTTCAATAGCCACCCCTGCAATTTTTGGTTATAAATTGTCTCTTTCGAAAAAAACAGGCACCTGCATTTGAATTTACAACTCTCACCACTCACCACAGTATCTTATTGTCTATTATTGTTGGTGCAGTCAAAGAATGGTGTATTCTGGATGTCTTGGCAAGATTTTCAGATCCACTTCCGATCAATATATGTTTGTCGTGTTTATCCACCTGAGATGCGCTATTCTGTCCATGGGCaatggcgtggctacagtgcaggtGGTTGCCAAGATTATGACTCGTGGCATCAAAATCCTCAGTACCGACTTAGGGTAACAGGACGTGATGCACTGTATCCTGTCCATGTGTTTATTACCCTTACACAGGTATGTGCCATCTGCATGTGTTAATATAAGACTTGAAGAAAGCACTTTGATGCTGATTTTGACACGGACTTCTGCTTGTCAGGGTGTTGGTTTCTCTAGAAAGACAAATGGTTTCAGGAATTACCAATCTAGTCATGATTCTTCCATGTTTTATATTGGAATGAGGATACTCAAGACAAGGGGCTGCCGTGCTGCTTACAATATCTACATGCATGAATCTGTTGGCGGGACAGATTATGTAAACTCAAGGGAGATATCGTGTGAATTGGTCTTGGAACCTTATCCGAAAGGATACACAATTGTGCCAACAACTATCCACCCAGGGGAGGAAGCACCTTTTGTTTTGTCAGTTTTTACAAAAGCACCAATCAAACTAGAAGCTGTTTAGGGCAAGATTGAGACTCCATGCGGTTGCTACTGGTCGCTGTGCCTCACAGCTGCTGGCCCAGGTTCTTTGAGGCCGAGTGACAGGCCCAGCTGTGGGTTCAAGAAGACCAGGAAATGGGTAAGCGCTTGATCCTTGCAGTTGTCTATGTTCCGACTTTG
Above is a window of Triticum aestivum cultivar Chinese Spring chromosome 6B, IWGSC CS RefSeq v2.1, whole genome shotgun sequence DNA encoding:
- the LOC123137948 gene encoding calpain-type cysteine protease ADL1 — encoded protein: MEEEEHRGVVLVCSVCGFLFAVLGPLSFWILWAVNWRPWRLYSWIYARKWPAYAQGSQLSTLCSFLTLFAWLVVISPIAVVLVWGSILIALMERNITGLAVIMVGVALLLSFYSIMLWWRTQWQSSKAVAYLLLLAVGLLCAYEFCAVYVTAGASATEINSPSGFFFGLSAISLAINMLFICKILFNGSGFDVDEYVRRSYKFAYSDCVEVAPVSCSPDPPDPSELYMTKSSRVLHLGLLYLCSLVVLVVYSILYGVTSKEARWLGALTSVAVVILDWNLGLCSFRFELLKSRTLALFVAGTSRVFLICFGVHYWYLGHCISYAFVASVLLAAAVSGWLSISNPSVARIDALRSTVIKLREGFRRKGQNSSSNSSEGCGSSVKRSSGSVEACQHGNTTDSIYRSNSQSDGVHWNSVPFDRSNSCQEGRSSDKNIDSGRASLAHRSNSCLSAVQDSETAIISADRHGDTTASLVVCSSSGLESQGCGSSGSATASGNQQLLDSNLAAIFQDRLNDPKITSMLKRNGGLGDVELANLLHDKGLDPNFSYMLKDKVMDPRILALLQRSSLDADREHQDDADATATEELDTTIANQISLSEELRRNGLENWLNISRLIFHQVAGTPIRSFVVFTLIFIVETVTVAVHRPEPIKVINAIHEQFEFGFSILLLSPVVCSIMAFTWSLRAEEMTMTSKPQKYGFIAWLLSTCVGLLLSFLSKSSVILGLSLTVPLMVACLSFAIPIWMRNGYRFWIPGGELDNRENIRQSPGKKEGTLFAISIVVFIASVIGLGAIVSAKPLDALGYRGWDADKKSFYSPYATSMYLGWALSSTIAVLVTGVIPIVAWFATYRFSPSSAICVGLFATVLVSFCGASYWGVVNSREDGIPLKADFLAALLPLLCIPAMFALFTGLYKWKDDDWKISRGVYLFVGMGMLLLLGAISAIIVTIRPWTVGVACLLVILFLVFAIGVIHYWKSNNFYLTRTQMLLVCSLAFLLVLAAFLMGLFQGKPFLGASIGYFLFLFLLTGRALTVLLSPPIVVYSPRVLPVYVYDAHADSAKNVSYAFLILYGIALATEVWGVIASQIMNPPFVGAAICASTLVIAFSFAVSRPCLTLKMMEDAIHFLSKDTVIQAMSRSANKTRNAISGTYSAPQRSASSAALLVGDPAVTLDRAGNFVLPRADVMKLRDRLRNEEVTTGSFFCGVKNCFMVCPGSPADVDYRRNMCAHARILALEEAIDTEWVYMWDKFGGYLLLLLGLTAKAEQIQDEVRLRLFLDSIGLSDLSAKEIKKWMPEDRRQFELIQESYIREKEMEEEVLMQRREEEGKGRERRKALLEKEERKWKELEISLLSNIPNAGSRDAAAMAAAVRAVGGDSALEDSFARDRVSSIALHIRKAQLARRAEQTSIPGAVCVLDDEPRSTGRHCGEIDLCLCQSQRVSFSIAVMVQPVSGPVCLFGTEFEKKVCWEILVAGSEQGMEAGQVGLRLVTKGERMTTVAKEWNIGASSIADGRWHIVTVTIDADLGEATSFIDGVYDGYQNGLPLPRNNGVWEPGADIWVGARPPTDLDAFGRSDSEGTDSKMQIMDAFLWGRCLTEDEIAALYTTMSPAEYGFFDLAAEDAWHGSYSARVDDWESEEANYELYDQEDVEWDGQYSSGRKRPVRDAVAIDIDSFARRPRKPRFETREEVNQRMLSVERAVREALSAKGERAFTDQEFPPDDRSLYVDPGNPPLKLQVVSEWTRPSDIAKEISINSQPCLFSGSVNSSDVCQGRLGDCWFLSAVAVLTEMSRISEVIITPAYNEEGIYTIRFCIQGEWVAVVVDDWIPCESPGKPAFATSRKQNELWVSILEKAYAKLHGSYEALEGGLVQDALVDLTGGAGEEIDMRSPQAQIDLASGRLWSQLLHFNQEGFLLGAGSPSGSDAHISSSGIVQGHAYSILQIREVDGHKLVQIRNPWANEVEWNGPWSDSSQEWTERIKHKLKHVPQSKNGVFWMSWQDFQIHFRSIYVCRVYPPEMRYSVHGQWRGYSAGGCQDYDSWHQNPQYRLRVTGRDALYPVHVFITLTQGVGFSRKTNGFRNYQSSHDSSMFYIGMRILKTRGCRAAYNIYMHESVGGTDYVNSREISCELVLEPYPKGYTIVPTTIHPGEEAPFVLSVFTKAPIKLEAV